From Dreissena polymorpha isolate Duluth1 chromosome 15, UMN_Dpol_1.0, whole genome shotgun sequence, a single genomic window includes:
- the LOC127860083 gene encoding uncharacterized protein LOC127860083 isoform X3 encodes MSTADSEEPGSVTHDRREPSEEPASLSHDRREPNPQESMSTADSEEPGSLTHDRREPSEEPASLTHDRREPSEEPASLTHESMSTAASEGPASLTHDEMRQPNPQGTGTRKGMKRKWASEENICFMNFFRDELREKKMPSGSKIMGSLKILTGRTVAQIRARVHNIIMEKQKWKKNC; translated from the exons atgtcaactgctgacagtgaagagccaggcagtgtgacccatgataggagggagccaagtgaagagccagccagtctgagccatgatagaagggagccaaatcctcaag agtccatgtcaactgctgacagtgaagagccaggcagtctgacccatgataggagggagccaagtgaagagccagccagtctgacccatgataggagggagccaagtgaagagccagccagtctgacccatg agtccatgtcaactgctgccagtgaagggccagccagtctgacccatgatgaaatgaggcagccaaatcctcaag ggacagggacaagaaaaggaatgaaacgaaagtgggccagcgaagagaacatatgtttcatgaacttttttagagatgaattaagagaaaaaaaaatgccatctggctcaaaaataatggggtccctaaaaatacttaccggaagaacagtggcccagataagggcaagggtccataacattattatggaaaaacaaaaatggaaaaagaattgttga
- the LOC127860083 gene encoding uncharacterized protein LOC127860083 isoform X4, protein MSTADSEEPGSVTHDRREPSEEPASLSHDRREPNPQESMSTADSEEPGSLTHDRREPSEEPASLSHDRRKPSEEPASLTHESMSTAASEGPASLTHDEMRQPNPQGTGTRKGMKRKWASEENICFMNFFRDELREKKMPSGSKIMGSLKILTGRTVAQIRARVHNIIMEKQKWKKNC, encoded by the exons atgtcaactgctgacagtgaagagccaggcagtgtgacccatgataggagggagccaagtgaagagccagccagtctgagccatgatagaagggagccaaatcctcaag agtccatgtcaactgctgacagtgaagagccaggcagtctgacccatgataggagggagccaagtgaagagccagccagtctgagccatgataggaggaagccaagtgaagagccagccagtctgacccatg agtccatgtcaactgctgccagtgaagggccagccagtctgacccatgatgaaatgaggcagccaaatcctcaag ggacagggacaagaaaaggaatgaaacgaaagtgggccagcgaagagaacatatgtttcatgaacttttttagagatgaattaagagaaaaaaaaatgccatctggctcaaaaataatggggtccctaaaaatacttaccggaagaacagtggcccagataagggcaagggtccataacattattatggaaaaacaaaaatggaaaaagaattgttga
- the LOC127860083 gene encoding uncharacterized protein LOC127860083 isoform X2 — protein MLTGIEATIQESEPLMIQQASVNCADRMQSTGFTLVLSESMSTADSEEPGSLTHDRREPSEEPASLTHDRREPSEEPASLTHESMSTAASEGPASLTHDEMRQPNPQGTGTRKGMKRKWASEENICFMNFFRDELREKKMPSGSKIMGSLKILTGRTVAQIRARVHNIIMEKQKWKKNC, from the exons atgcttacaggcattgaggcaactatacaggagtcagagcctctcatgatacaacaggccagtgttaactgtgctgatcgaatgcaatctacag gtttcactttggttctttcagagtccatgtcaactgctgacagtgaagagccaggcagtctgacccatgataggagggagccaagtgaagagccagccagtctgacccatgataggagggagccaagtgaagagccagccagtctgacccatg agtccatgtcaactgctgccagtgaagggccagccagtctgacccatgatgaaatgaggcagccaaatcctcaag ggacagggacaagaaaaggaatgaaacgaaagtgggccagcgaagagaacatatgtttcatgaacttttttagagatgaattaagagaaaaaaaaatgccatctggctcaaaaataatggggtccctaaaaatacttaccggaagaacagtggcccagataagggcaagggtccataacattattatggaaaaacaaaaatggaaaaagaattgttga
- the LOC127860083 gene encoding uncharacterized protein LOC127860083 isoform X1, whose translation MSTADSEEPGSVTHDRREPSEEPASLSHDRREPNPQESMSTADSEEPGSLTHDRREPSEEPASLSHDRRKPSEEPASLTHESMSTADSEEPGSLTHDRREPSEEPASLTHDRREPSEEPASLTHESMSTAASEGPASLTHDEMRQPNPQGTGTRKGMKRKWASEENICFMNFFRDELREKKMPSGSKIMGSLKILTGRTVAQIRARVHNIIMEKQKWKKNC comes from the exons atgtcaactgctgacagtgaagagccaggcagtgtgacccatgataggagggagccaagtgaagagccagccagtctgagccatgatagaagggagccaaatcctcaag agtccatgtcaactgctgacagtgaagagccaggcagtctgacccatgataggagggagccaagtgaagagccagccagtctgagccatgataggaggaagccaagtgaagagccagccagtctgacccatg agtccatgtcaactgctgacagtgaagagccaggcagtctgacccatgataggagggagccaagtgaagagccagccagtctgacccatgataggagggagccaagtgaagagccagccagtctgacccatg agtccatgtcaactgctgccagtgaagggccagccagtctgacccatgatgaaatgaggcagccaaatcctcaag ggacagggacaagaaaaggaatgaaacgaaagtgggccagcgaagagaacatatgtttcatgaacttttttagagatgaattaagagaaaaaaaaatgccatctggctcaaaaataatggggtccctaaaaatacttaccggaagaacagtggcccagataagggcaagggtccataacattattatggaaaaacaaaaatggaaaaagaattgttga